In uncultured Cohaesibacter sp., a genomic segment contains:
- a CDS encoding helix-turn-helix domain-containing protein gives MGVAEAQLHEQLQGRSTVPSLKFSTERFQKREQFDAWCDFTKTMCDLESVAPVSEGFEARASSYHLDRLLLTSFEVAPMNFTFTREIVRKSNFDHWCLSVVTKGTVASQSETSDFRATPGKVVLHSYAVPFSGALADTNYTGLFFSRDDFWDIADALDQNKHQVLVGPLSSIVGDFVLSLNNRAESLSCNEAVAISEAFGHLLRAMVRQTPDAFEEAKAPIAAAQFDRARRYIANNLKAPNLSPEMVCAGLGISRRQLYYLFERHGGVANFIRNRRLAACYNALKRDSEKKLISSIAYEFGFTNSSTFCRQFQSRYGFSPTEARSAWLSRQKTPEEDKGVLSDWLEWLSEG, from the coding sequence ATGGGGGTAGCTGAAGCGCAGTTACATGAACAATTGCAGGGCAGATCCACTGTCCCGAGTCTGAAATTCTCCACTGAGCGCTTTCAGAAAAGAGAGCAATTTGACGCTTGGTGTGATTTCACCAAAACAATGTGCGATCTGGAATCTGTCGCTCCCGTGAGCGAAGGATTTGAAGCGAGGGCCAGCTCTTATCATCTGGATAGATTGCTGCTCACCTCTTTTGAGGTTGCTCCCATGAATTTCACATTCACAAGGGAGATTGTCCGAAAATCCAACTTTGACCATTGGTGTCTGAGCGTTGTCACCAAAGGGACAGTAGCCTCTCAGAGTGAAACAAGCGATTTCAGGGCAACTCCGGGCAAGGTAGTTCTTCATTCTTATGCAGTTCCATTCAGTGGAGCGTTGGCGGATACCAACTACACCGGTCTGTTTTTCAGCCGCGATGATTTCTGGGACATTGCTGATGCACTTGACCAGAATAAGCATCAAGTGCTTGTCGGCCCCTTGTCTAGTATCGTTGGTGACTTTGTCTTGTCCCTGAATAATAGAGCCGAGAGCTTGTCGTGCAATGAAGCCGTTGCCATCAGCGAGGCATTTGGACATTTGCTTCGAGCGATGGTCCGCCAGACGCCAGATGCATTTGAAGAGGCGAAAGCACCGATTGCAGCCGCACAATTTGATCGTGCTCGCCGGTATATCGCGAACAATCTAAAAGCCCCAAACCTCTCGCCTGAAATGGTTTGTGCCGGCTTGGGGATCTCCCGCCGCCAGCTATACTATCTTTTTGAGAGACATGGCGGCGTCGCGAACTTCATAAGAAACCGTCGTCTCGCAGCCTGTTACAATGCACTGAAAAGAGACAGCGAGAAGAAACTCATCAGCTCCATCGCCTATGAATTTGGTTTCACAAACAGCTCGACCTTCTGTCGGCAGTTTCAATCCCGATATGGTTTCAGCCCGACGGAAGCGCGTTCAGCCTGGCTGAGCCGTCAAAAGACACCCGAGGAGGACAAAGGGGTGCTGAGTGATTGGCTTGAGTGGTTGAGTGAGGGATAA
- a CDS encoding S8 family serine peptidase translates to MRRATLAATILLAIGLASPALAQTQPFLLKPANTIASKAHLILTVPLADRKTIDETASEIMSRFGLTLTAEWPLESINVHCFVVEASQETDMDSLIARLQADKQIRTVQRMQDFKTLESRYSDPLFPIQTALAQINAVAAQRYSTGSGVKIAVVDSSIDASHPDLSGRLTPSKDFVGDGQTVVAEEHGTAIAGIIAADVANATGIVGVAPKARLTSLRACWQAPNMPGECNSFSLARALNFALLNGYDVINLSLGGPKDPLLEELIQAAIQKNIVVVAAWGEKEAASFPASVSGVIAAGGPTKAGIPAPSVDVISTAPHNDYRYVSGSSVAAAHISGILALLLELHPGLPVETLAHVLHASVTKRGGDPMIDACAVLLSEAKGPISCK, encoded by the coding sequence ATGCGTCGCGCAACCCTTGCCGCCACCATACTGCTTGCCATTGGCCTGGCTAGCCCCGCCCTTGCCCAGACGCAGCCATTTCTTTTGAAGCCGGCCAACACCATCGCCTCAAAAGCCCATCTGATCCTGACGGTGCCTTTGGCTGACCGCAAAACGATTGATGAAACCGCGAGCGAGATCATGTCCCGGTTTGGCCTAACGCTAACCGCTGAGTGGCCACTCGAGTCCATTAACGTGCATTGTTTCGTGGTGGAGGCAAGTCAGGAAACGGATATGGATAGCTTGATTGCCCGGCTTCAGGCGGACAAGCAGATCCGAACCGTTCAGAGAATGCAGGATTTCAAAACGCTTGAAAGCCGCTATTCCGACCCGCTATTCCCGATCCAGACAGCACTGGCTCAAATCAACGCCGTCGCAGCACAACGATATTCAACCGGATCTGGCGTGAAAATTGCCGTGGTGGATTCATCAATTGACGCGAGCCATCCTGACCTGTCAGGACGGCTAACACCTTCCAAGGATTTTGTCGGAGATGGGCAGACCGTTGTTGCGGAAGAGCATGGTACGGCAATAGCTGGTATTATTGCTGCCGATGTTGCCAACGCGACCGGAATTGTCGGCGTTGCACCCAAGGCACGGTTGACCAGTTTGCGAGCCTGCTGGCAAGCTCCGAACATGCCGGGAGAATGCAACAGCTTTTCCCTCGCCAGAGCACTCAACTTCGCGCTCCTTAATGGCTATGACGTCATCAACCTCAGTTTGGGAGGGCCAAAGGACCCGCTTCTGGAAGAGCTCATACAGGCCGCCATTCAAAAGAATATCGTGGTGGTTGCAGCCTGGGGGGAAAAAGAAGCAGCATCCTTTCCTGCATCTGTTTCCGGCGTCATCGCAGCAGGCGGCCCAACGAAAGCCGGCATACCAGCCCCGTCCGTTGATGTGATCAGCACAGCACCGCATAACGACTATCGCTATGTTTCTGGTTCTTCAGTTGCTGCGGCCCACATATCGGGTATTTTGGCTCTTTTGTTGGAGCTGCATCCGGGCTTGCCCGTAGAGACGCTTGCCCATGTTCTTCATGCGTCGGTCACAAAACGGGGCGGAGACCCTATGATCGAT
- a CDS encoding tripartite tricarboxylate transporter TctB family protein, with product MTSETKHFQLTMPALTSILLLVSSLVGIWIADSEIQIFSFGDQWPDARTVPVAVLWLLAAVSALRLILNVGKQTIAMGPARRHGQVFIVLLAAVIALWSMPRFGFLPGAIFLGIIATLALGERRPLLVLGLPLAIAVAVYYGGRYGIGVPLP from the coding sequence ATGACCTCAGAAACAAAGCACTTTCAACTGACCATGCCAGCGCTGACCAGCATTCTATTGCTGGTCAGTTCGCTGGTCGGAATCTGGATCGCGGATTCTGAAATTCAGATCTTTAGCTTTGGCGATCAGTGGCCGGATGCACGCACCGTTCCTGTGGCCGTGCTCTGGCTGCTGGCGGCCGTTTCAGCGTTGAGGCTGATCCTGAATGTCGGGAAACAGACGATCGCGATGGGGCCTGCCCGTCGTCATGGGCAGGTGTTTATTGTGCTGCTGGCAGCGGTCATTGCGCTTTGGTCGATGCCGCGGTTTGGTTTCCTTCCTGGCGCCATCTTCTTGGGCATTATTGCCACGCTGGCGCTGGGTGAGCGGCGGCCGCTGCTTGTCTTGGGGCTGCCTTTGGCTATCGCCGTTGCCGTCTATTATGGCGGACGTTACGGGATTGGCGTTCCCCTTCCTTGA
- a CDS encoding alpha-hydroxy acid oxidase, with translation MILNLDDFEVAARRKLPRPLFGYIAGAAETSSAYADNRAVFSEIRLIPNVLRGVEGRTITRPLFDRLYDAPFGIAPMGISSLMALDGDVVLARAAKDAGIPFILSGSSLTPLERVLESNPDTWFQAYLPGEEDRIRALVQRVDRAGYKTLVLTADTAVLANRENNLRAGFSTPLRITPRLIFDFALKPRWVFGTFLRSLVERGMPHFENSFAERGVPIVSKNVVRDFGRKDHLNWEHVRLIRDIWKGRLVLKGLLAHTDVARARAYGCDGVILSNHGGRQLDCAISGVRALKAARQEAGDMILGVDGGIRRGTDVLKAVALGADFVFVGRPMLYAAAVGGQPMVERAIKILKKELHQDLGLVGLRGLDEVGETILDR, from the coding sequence ATGATTTTGAATCTGGATGACTTCGAAGTCGCTGCACGTCGGAAGCTTCCGCGCCCGCTCTTTGGATATATTGCGGGCGCTGCGGAAACCTCTTCTGCCTATGCGGATAACCGCGCTGTTTTCTCTGAAATACGACTGATCCCCAATGTTTTGCGAGGCGTTGAAGGCCGCACGATCACGCGTCCCCTTTTCGATAGGCTATATGATGCCCCATTCGGCATCGCGCCCATGGGCATTTCTTCGCTCATGGCATTGGATGGTGATGTCGTGCTGGCACGTGCTGCGAAAGATGCTGGCATACCGTTTATCTTGAGCGGCTCCTCGCTCACCCCTTTGGAGCGTGTGCTGGAAAGCAATCCGGATACCTGGTTTCAAGCCTATTTGCCGGGTGAGGAAGACCGTATTCGCGCCTTGGTGCAGCGCGTTGACCGTGCTGGCTACAAAACACTTGTTTTGACCGCTGACACAGCGGTTCTGGCGAACCGCGAGAATAATCTGCGCGCCGGTTTTTCAACGCCGCTAAGGATTACGCCACGTTTGATCTTCGATTTTGCGCTCAAACCACGATGGGTTTTCGGAACCTTTCTAAGAAGTCTTGTAGAGCGTGGGATGCCGCATTTCGAGAATTCTTTTGCCGAACGCGGTGTGCCGATCGTCTCCAAAAATGTGGTCCGTGATTTTGGTCGTAAAGATCATCTGAATTGGGAGCATGTGCGCCTGATCCGCGATATCTGGAAAGGCAGGCTGGTCTTGAAAGGCCTGCTTGCGCATACGGATGTGGCGCGTGCCCGCGCATATGGTTGCGATGGCGTGATCCTGTCCAATCATGGCGGACGGCAGCTCGATTGCGCCATCAGCGGCGTGCGAGCGTTGAAGGCCGCGCGACAGGAAGCTGGTGACATGATACTCGGTGTGGATGGTGGCATTCGCCGTGGTACCGATGTTTTGAAAGCTGTAGCGCTTGGCGCTGATTTTGTCTTTGTGGGGCGGCCTATGCTGTATGCTGCAGCTGTTGGTGGGCAGCCGATGGTTGAACGGGCGATCAAGATCCTGAAAAAGGAGTTGCATCAGGATCTTGGCCTTGTCGGCCTGCGTGGGCTTGATGAGGTGGGTGAAACGATACTTGATCGTTAA
- a CDS encoding tripartite tricarboxylate transporter permease produces MLWDAFLQLLDLWIVAAALIGITTGVIIGAIPGLGPTMAIALLIPVTFAMQPVPAMILLLGVYQGAIFGGSISAVLLNVPGTPSSAATALDGFPMAQRGEGGRALRIALFASVFGNIFSCLVLMALAEPLARLALDFGPAEMAVLMLFALLVIVLFGGGSRLDALIMVLVGVCAGIVGLDPISGTPRFTFNSFAMESGFQLIPVLIGLFAMSEVFLQVFNRTPEVSADDMPELRSSHVSFAEMWRMRLTLLYSSVIGTFVGILPGIGSTVPAFMSYSLARSRSKEPETFGKGAVEGIAAPESANNAVTGGALVPTLALGIPGDAVTAVILGAFMLHGLAPGPFLFEKNGLEVYAIFEALLFSSIPTVILGLLLFRAAIHVTRVQPRHLLPAIAILALFGAFSVNNSLFDVWVMLGAGFFGFLFRRSGFPLPPLLIGLILGQPFEQSVRQALLTSGGKFGIFAGSPITLILLVLIVTSITTSIFVYYRSKRSGRDG; encoded by the coding sequence GTGCTTTGGGATGCATTTCTTCAATTGCTGGATCTCTGGATTGTGGCTGCGGCCCTGATCGGTATTACGACCGGCGTAATTATTGGTGCCATTCCTGGGCTGGGCCCGACAATGGCCATTGCATTGCTCATTCCGGTGACATTTGCAATGCAACCCGTTCCAGCCATGATATTGCTTCTTGGTGTTTATCAGGGGGCAATTTTTGGCGGATCGATTTCCGCAGTCCTCCTTAATGTGCCCGGCACTCCATCCTCGGCGGCGACGGCGCTGGATGGTTTTCCCATGGCGCAGCGCGGGGAAGGTGGACGGGCCCTGCGGATAGCGCTTTTTGCCAGTGTTTTCGGCAATATCTTCAGTTGCCTTGTTCTCATGGCACTTGCCGAACCTTTGGCGCGGCTGGCGCTTGATTTCGGACCGGCCGAAATGGCAGTGTTGATGCTGTTTGCACTTTTGGTGATTGTGCTTTTTGGCGGCGGTTCCCGGCTTGATGCGTTGATCATGGTGTTGGTTGGTGTTTGCGCGGGCATTGTCGGGCTTGACCCGATCAGTGGTACACCGCGTTTCACGTTCAATTCCTTCGCCATGGAATCCGGCTTCCAGCTCATTCCGGTCCTGATTGGCCTTTTTGCAATGTCGGAAGTGTTTCTGCAGGTGTTCAACAGAACACCGGAAGTCAGCGCCGATGACATGCCGGAGCTGCGCTCCTCCCATGTGTCCTTTGCTGAAATGTGGCGCATGCGCCTGACACTCCTCTATTCCTCGGTGATCGGCACCTTTGTTGGCATTCTGCCGGGCATCGGCTCCACCGTCCCTGCCTTCATGAGCTACAGTCTTGCGCGCTCACGTTCCAAAGAGCCGGAAACCTTCGGCAAAGGCGCAGTTGAAGGCATAGCCGCACCCGAGTCTGCCAACAATGCCGTGACGGGCGGAGCACTGGTTCCCACGCTGGCGCTTGGTATTCCCGGCGACGCGGTCACGGCTGTCATTCTTGGCGCATTCATGCTGCATGGTCTGGCGCCCGGTCCGTTTCTCTTTGAAAAAAACGGGCTTGAAGTTTACGCCATTTTTGAAGCGCTGCTGTTTTCGTCCATACCGACTGTTATCCTTGGTCTTCTTCTTTTCCGAGCGGCCATTCACGTCACGCGCGTTCAGCCACGGCACCTACTGCCAGCAATTGCCATCCTGGCACTGTTTGGCGCTTTCTCGGTGAACAACAGCCTGTTTGATGTTTGGGTCATGTTGGGGGCCGGCTTTTTCGGCTTTCTCTTCCGGCGCAGCGGCTTTCCGCTTCCGCCACTGCTTATCGGCCTCATTCTCGGACAGCCCTTTGAGCAGAGCGTGCGTCAGGCCTTGCTGACAAGTGGTGGAAAGTTCGGAATTTTTGCTGGGTCTCCCATCACGCTCATTTTGCTGGTGTTGATTGTGACTTCGATCACAACCAGCATCTTCGTATATTACAGAAGCAAGAGGTCCGGTCGCGATGGCTAA
- a CDS encoding autotransporter domain-containing protein has translation MKPTPDRYSAETRIRTKALRAAMPPILSASLLGSTALCSLLVMIPERAHSDDLFVGQMNSEEIHNVSGNESYKDFYVSNLTGQIGRVNIHGGSTLTTGVGASVVGAQSNAVGTVDISGAGSQWNASGDVSGWTYLGYAGNATLSISNSGSVSMNRAWLANESGSSADVTVSGSDAGWHLDGDIVIGNSGRANVTIKDGATFENSGVAIGGPSYASDATGSGSLTVTGSGTTWINNAGVSVARGENATGDLTISDGAVATIANGLYAETGATVLVTGDGTNVTIGDKNNDFSTQWFSFTGGTATVSDGAYLYTDGGYIGGSGTEASRMTVTGPNTIWDTTQRIYVGGDDGGTGGGNGTLTISDGASVSSATIGAGLDEDSTGVITISGSGTSVHAKAVPVLDAPGNFYVAYAGDGTVTLSDSATLSVDNELRIARVSGSTGTLNIGAARGSDAVSAGQIVSPNVVFGAGAGSIVFNHTDSSYTFASAMSGAGDIDIYSGKTILTGDSSGFTGTTDINGGTLVVNNALGGNLTVHGGATLGGAGSVSGVTLASGATITPGNSIDTLTVNGNLELGSGVTYEVEVDKDGHADKIVSTGAVTIDNGAILKVLAENGTDDGSAYAANTDYAILSAASLSGAFGTVTENFAYLDASVAYSGTDATLTLSRANSFSVQAKTPNQHRVADSVETLGGGNSLYQAVETLPDGEPASALNQLTGEQHSNVQGVLVTNITPDRNAANQRLRTSMGGIGGSGNQISYGFHGEADDIPLSTTLSPQMWVQAFGSWGEVGSTANTARITHQSKGFLVGMDAEIWSGWRTGVFGGYSSTNSKTEGTNSSSDIDNYHAGAYVGTQWEVFDGLVDLNFGASTIWHQVDTDRIVTFTGFSDHLKSNYDAATSQAFAEIGYTYELEQARLQPFAGAVLVHQWSDGFTESGGAAALSASSSDEVVGMTSLGVRGDVLVGRFNGVEAALSGAATWQHAVGDVDSSNSMRFASGGEAFSVAGTPIDRDAVFIEAGLSLTRGSDLSFGIAYQGTYGENARDHGFKAGFKYQF, from the coding sequence ATGAAACCAACGCCAGATCGTTACTCTGCCGAAACCCGTATTAGAACCAAAGCGCTACGCGCAGCAATGCCTCCTATACTATCTGCGTCTTTACTCGGCAGCACGGCTCTTTGTTCCCTTTTGGTTATGATACCAGAGCGTGCTCATTCCGACGATCTGTTTGTCGGGCAGATGAATTCGGAAGAAATTCATAATGTTTCTGGAAACGAAAGCTATAAGGACTTTTACGTTAGCAATCTAACTGGCCAGATTGGACGCGTCAATATTCACGGCGGATCGACATTGACCACCGGAGTGGGAGCATCTGTTGTTGGCGCTCAAAGCAATGCTGTCGGGACTGTCGATATTTCTGGGGCGGGATCACAATGGAACGCCAGTGGGGATGTTAGTGGTTGGACCTATTTAGGCTATGCGGGGAACGCAACTCTTTCGATTTCCAACAGTGGTTCTGTCTCCATGAATCGGGCATGGCTGGCGAATGAGAGTGGAAGCAGTGCCGATGTTACCGTGTCCGGTAGCGATGCTGGATGGCACCTGGATGGGGATATCGTGATAGGGAATTCCGGTAGAGCCAACGTGACAATCAAAGACGGAGCCACCTTTGAAAATAGTGGTGTTGCGATCGGGGGCCCGTCCTACGCTTCCGACGCGACAGGCAGCGGTTCGCTAACCGTAACCGGCTCAGGGACAACTTGGATAAACAACGCCGGGGTTTCTGTTGCTAGGGGAGAAAACGCTACTGGTGATCTGACAATCTCGGACGGCGCTGTCGCGACGATAGCGAACGGGCTTTATGCTGAAACAGGAGCTACAGTTCTTGTTACCGGAGATGGCACAAACGTTACGATTGGAGACAAAAACAACGATTTTTCAACCCAATGGTTTAGTTTCACCGGTGGAACGGCAACCGTCTCCGATGGAGCCTATCTATATACCGATGGCGGCTATATCGGGGGGAGCGGTACTGAGGCTTCGCGCATGACAGTTACCGGGCCGAATACTATTTGGGATACCACGCAGCGCATTTATGTTGGTGGTGATGATGGCGGCACTGGAGGAGGCAATGGCACTCTGACCATTTCCGATGGTGCTTCTGTCAGTTCGGCAACGATTGGTGCCGGGCTGGACGAAGATTCAACTGGAGTTATCACCATATCGGGATCTGGAACATCTGTTCACGCCAAAGCTGTTCCAGTCCTTGATGCCCCTGGTAATTTTTATGTGGCCTATGCGGGCGACGGGACTGTCACCTTGTCTGACAGTGCGACACTGAGTGTCGACAATGAACTTCGCATCGCGAGAGTTTCAGGTAGCACCGGAACGCTCAATATTGGCGCTGCAAGAGGATCAGACGCAGTATCCGCAGGCCAGATTGTCTCCCCCAATGTGGTTTTTGGGGCAGGTGCGGGTAGCATTGTCTTCAATCATACGGATAGCAGTTATACCTTTGCGTCAGCTATGAGCGGAGCTGGTGATATCGATATCTATTCGGGCAAGACGATCCTGACGGGGGACAGTTCCGGCTTCACTGGGACAACGGATATCAATGGGGGGACCTTGGTTGTCAATAATGCCTTGGGAGGCAATTTGACGGTGCATGGGGGCGCCACCCTCGGCGGTGCGGGATCTGTATCCGGAGTCACCCTAGCGTCTGGTGCAACCATCACACCAGGCAATTCCATTGACACCTTGACGGTCAATGGCAATCTGGAGCTTGGATCGGGGGTCACCTATGAGGTCGAGGTCGATAAGGATGGGCATGCTGACAAAATCGTCTCTACCGGTGCGGTTACCATCGACAACGGCGCTATCCTGAAGGTTCTGGCCGAGAATGGCACCGATGATGGCTCAGCCTATGCGGCCAATACTGATTATGCAATTCTCTCCGCAGCTTCTCTTTCTGGCGCATTCGGTACGGTTACTGAGAACTTCGCCTATCTTGATGCCTCCGTTGCTTATAGCGGTACAGACGCAACCCTGACCCTCAGCCGGGCCAATTCCTTTTCAGTGCAGGCAAAAACACCCAATCAGCATAGGGTCGCCGATAGTGTCGAGACACTTGGGGGCGGTAATAGCCTCTATCAGGCTGTTGAAACCCTACCCGATGGTGAACCGGCAAGCGCTCTCAATCAGCTAACCGGCGAGCAACATTCCAACGTGCAAGGTGTTCTGGTTACAAATATCACCCCGGACCGCAATGCAGCCAACCAGCGTCTGCGCACCTCTATGGGCGGCATTGGCGGCTCAGGAAATCAGATCTCCTATGGCTTCCATGGAGAGGCGGATGACATCCCCCTGTCCACCACCCTCTCACCGCAAATGTGGGTCCAGGCTTTCGGTAGCTGGGGGGAGGTTGGCTCCACAGCCAATACAGCCCGGATCACCCATCAGAGCAAAGGCTTCCTGGTTGGTATGGATGCCGAGATCTGGAGCGGTTGGCGCACAGGCGTGTTTGGTGGTTATTCCTCAACGAATAGCAAAACAGAAGGAACCAACTCCTCAAGCGACATCGACAACTATCATGCTGGTGCTTATGTCGGCACACAATGGGAAGTGTTCGACGGCCTCGTTGATCTCAACTTTGGTGCCTCGACCATTTGGCATCAGGTTGACACGGACCGCATTGTTACCTTCACCGGTTTTAGCGATCATCTCAAGTCCAACTATGATGCGGCCACATCGCAAGCCTTTGCCGAGATTGGTTATACCTATGAGCTTGAGCAGGCCCGTTTGCAGCCCTTTGCAGGTGCGGTTCTCGTCCATCAATGGTCTGATGGTTTCACTGAAAGCGGTGGGGCAGCGGCTCTGAGTGCCAGTTCGAGTGATGAGGTGGTTGGGATGACATCACTTGGGGTTCGCGGAGATGTTCTTGTTGGTCGGTTCAACGGGGTTGAGGCAGCGTTAAGTGGCGCGGCCACCTGGCAGCATGCGGTGGGTGATGTTGACAGTTCTAACAGCATGCGCTTTGCATCTGGCGGAGAGGCCTTCTCTGTAGCAGGAACGCCGATTGACCGGGATGCGGTTTTCATTGAGGCTGGCCTGTCTCTCACGCGCGGCTCGGATCTTTCCTTTGGAATCGCTTATCAGGGCACCTATGGGGAGAATGCCCGCGATCACGGCTTCAAGGCAGGCTTCAAGTATCAGTTCTAA
- a CDS encoding amidohydrolase family protein → MANLSNPGMVCDCHIHSFSKRPAKASGAYAPPLMDIADYAQEAAPFGIKRAVIIQASIDGTDNSRLVETLSQSVGLTLRGVAAINPETADLQALHAAGVRAIRIQDRARLGGSDLHTLPALGEVAAGVGWHIELNTEPRSFDDIASLMPKLPKEVSLVLDHIAHVDPEVPGDLQKLRRLMDTGRVWVKLSPTRVSRQIGQYDDLDALVANIAQGYPDQCIWGSDWPHVMTKPPLPQIPPMLKLLQRVLSTEQYLACTWKNPEKLYCF, encoded by the coding sequence ATGGCTAATCTTTCCAATCCCGGCATGGTCTGCGATTGCCACATCCATTCCTTCTCCAAACGGCCAGCAAAGGCCAGCGGTGCCTATGCACCCCCGCTTATGGACATTGCGGATTATGCTCAGGAGGCGGCTCCGTTCGGCATCAAGCGCGCTGTTATCATTCAGGCGTCAATCGATGGAACCGACAATTCGCGCCTGGTTGAAACACTCTCGCAGTCAGTGGGGCTCACCTTGCGCGGTGTTGCTGCGATCAACCCGGAAACGGCTGATCTGCAAGCGCTGCATGCAGCTGGAGTGCGGGCCATTAGAATTCAGGATCGCGCACGGTTGGGCGGCAGCGACCTGCACACGTTGCCCGCTCTTGGTGAAGTCGCCGCTGGCGTCGGCTGGCACATCGAGTTGAACACCGAGCCACGGAGTTTCGATGACATCGCGTCGCTTATGCCGAAGCTTCCGAAAGAGGTTTCATTGGTGTTGGACCATATTGCCCATGTCGACCCTGAGGTGCCGGGAGATTTGCAAAAGCTGCGCCGTCTGATGGATACGGGCCGCGTCTGGGTCAAGCTTTCACCCACCCGTGTCAGCCGTCAGATCGGACAGTATGACGATCTGGACGCTTTGGTCGCAAACATTGCGCAAGGCTACCCGGACCAATGCATTTGGGGCAGCGACTGGCCGCATGTGATGACGAAGCCGCCGCTTCCACAAATCCCCCCTATGCTGAAACTGCTGCAGAGGGTTCTGTCTACCGAGCAATATCTCGCCTGCACCTGGAAAAACCCCGAGAAACTCTACTGCTTCTAG
- a CDS encoding tripartite tricarboxylate transporter substrate binding protein: protein MKITRRFGLALAAGMLLTPFVAQAADNYPNHAVKIIIPYGAGGTTDTSARQLASQAEKLLGQPIVVENMPGGSGANAMRAVAAADADGYTLIAATSSPSFVTPALRPVGYDPLKDFEPVLNYSGPYHGVLVKADSPYKTFEEMIKAAKSGTSLSFGTAGALGGAHLAFTSVAKQSGAALQHVPFNGASAATAAVLGGHVDVALVPAYRDLVQAGQLRLLGVLDGSRDPEFPDAPTLKDLGYKAEFPSIVGILAPAGTDPAIISKLETIFTKAASSDEFKNFMTKLGQPVRIMSGEELKKTISENFLAYQEIAKEISK, encoded by the coding sequence ATGAAAATCACACGTCGTTTTGGTCTTGCGCTTGCGGCAGGTATGCTGCTCACACCGTTTGTCGCTCAGGCTGCGGATAATTATCCAAACCATGCGGTCAAAATCATCATTCCCTATGGCGCTGGCGGTACGACCGACACATCGGCACGGCAGCTTGCCTCGCAGGCCGAAAAGCTGCTCGGCCAGCCGATCGTTGTTGAAAACATGCCTGGTGGCAGCGGTGCAAACGCCATGCGCGCAGTCGCGGCGGCTGATGCTGATGGGTACACACTGATTGCTGCGACCTCATCGCCCTCCTTTGTAACACCGGCTCTGCGCCCGGTCGGTTACGACCCACTCAAGGATTTTGAGCCTGTTCTCAACTATTCCGGCCCCTATCATGGTGTGCTTGTGAAGGCGGATTCGCCCTACAAGACATTTGAGGAAATGATTAAGGCGGCAAAATCCGGCACAAGCCTGAGCTTCGGCACGGCAGGTGCGCTTGGTGGTGCTCATCTGGCATTCACCTCCGTTGCCAAACAGTCGGGTGCCGCCTTGCAACATGTGCCTTTCAATGGCGCCTCGGCAGCCACCGCAGCGGTTCTCGGCGGCCATGTCGACGTGGCGCTTGTTCCAGCCTATCGTGATCTCGTTCAGGCCGGGCAGCTCCGCCTGCTTGGTGTACTTGATGGCTCACGAGATCCCGAATTTCCCGATGCGCCGACCTTGAAAGACCTTGGCTATAAAGCCGAGTTCCCGTCGATTGTCGGCATTCTGGCCCCTGCAGGAACCGACCCTGCGATCATCAGCAAGCTGGAAACGATTTTCACGAAAGCTGCAAGCTCCGATGAATTCAAGAATTTCATGACCAAGCTCGGCCAACCGGTCCGTATCATGTCGGGCGAAGAGCTGAAAAAGACAATTTCGGAGAATTTCCTTGCCTATCAGGAAATTGCCAAGGAAATCAGCAAGTAA
- a CDS encoding sigma-70 family RNA polymerase sigma factor encodes MAAVANGDIKAFEQLHGKFFPKLMHFARRITDSAEAAEEVANEALMVVWRTGNRFEGRSRASSWIFGIAYRLSLKQRQKLSRHKGHVLLEETLIDDGQNVAETVMNKKDLTRALQQLTPELRAVVELTYYNGYLYTEIAEILDCPVGTVKTRMMTARKRLRGFLSDDAPNYSENEVA; translated from the coding sequence TTGGCTGCCGTTGCAAATGGCGACATAAAGGCCTTTGAACAATTGCATGGAAAGTTTTTTCCGAAACTGATGCATTTCGCAAGGCGTATCACGGATAGTGCTGAGGCCGCAGAAGAAGTCGCCAACGAAGCCTTGATGGTCGTATGGCGCACAGGAAACCGGTTTGAAGGACGTTCAAGGGCGTCCTCATGGATCTTCGGCATTGCCTATCGGCTATCGCTTAAACAAAGGCAGAAACTGAGCCGCCACAAGGGCCATGTCCTGCTCGAGGAAACGCTCATAGATGACGGCCAGAATGTCGCAGAGACGGTCATGAACAAGAAAGACCTGACCCGTGCTCTGCAGCAGTTAACACCTGAGCTCCGTGCTGTTGTTGAGTTGACCTATTACAACGGCTATCTTTATACAGAGATTGCGGAAATTCTGGACTGTCCGGTAGGAACAGTGAAAACACGCATGATGACGGCAAGAAAACGTCTTAGAGGGTTTTTGTCCGACGATGCGCCCAATTATTCGGAGAACGAAGTTGCTTAA